Proteins encoded together in one Acidobacteriota bacterium window:
- a CDS encoding protein-L-isoaspartate(D-aspartate) O-methyltransferase, translating to MKYLLLWTLLVAGAGLAVLLACRAPGAAGPNGAPATPPEPPDDDGFAALRRRMVDEQIRARGVCDARVLAAMLAVPRHRFVPEPYTAAAYEDGPLPIGSGQTISQPYIVAFMTEAIRPRPEHKVLEVGTGSGYQAAVLAGLVAEVYTIELLPELGQKAAALLAALPCPNVQCRIGDGYGGWPEAAPFDAIVVTAAAPQVPPRLVEQLKPGGVMIIPVGGTSAIQYLLRVTREPDGRTRTENLMPVRFVPLVPGK from the coding sequence ATGAAGTACCTCCTGCTGTGGACCCTGCTGGTCGCGGGGGCCGGGCTGGCCGTCCTGCTCGCCTGCCGGGCGCCCGGCGCCGCCGGGCCCAACGGCGCTCCCGCCACACCGCCGGAGCCGCCCGACGACGACGGCTTCGCGGCGCTGCGGCGCCGCATGGTGGATGAGCAGATCCGCGCCCGCGGCGTCTGCGACGCGCGGGTGCTCGCCGCCATGCTCGCCGTGCCCCGCCACCGCTTCGTCCCTGAGCCCTACACCGCCGCCGCCTACGAGGACGGGCCGCTCCCCATCGGCAGCGGACAGACCATCTCACAGCCGTACATCGTCGCCTTCATGACCGAGGCGATCCGCCCCCGGCCCGAGCACAAGGTGCTGGAGGTGGGCACCGGCTCCGGTTACCAGGCCGCGGTGCTGGCGGGGCTGGTGGCGGAGGTGTATACCATCGAGCTGCTGCCCGAGCTCGGGCAGAAAGCTGCGGCGCTGCTTGCGGCGCTCCCCTGCCCCAATGTGCAATGCCGCATCGGCGACGGCTACGGCGGCTGGCCCGAGGCGGCGCCGTTTGACGCCATCGTGGTTACGGCGGCTGCGCCGCAGGTGCCGCCACGGCTGGTGGAGCAGCTCAAGCCGGGCGGGGTGATGATCATCCCCGTGGGGGGAACCTCCGCCATCCAGTACCTGCTCCGCGTCACCCGGGAACCGGACGGCCGCACTCGCACCGAGAACCTGATGCCGGTGCGGTTCGTGCCGTTGGTGCCGGGGAAGTAG
- a CDS encoding flavin reductase family protein, with product MVSPGGPTAGAASGGIHVPAASADDGVTVNPAGADGSEKVSLGAKTAIIPTPVWVIGSYDKEGKPNLMTAAWVGICASTPPSVMVCLREATYSHGNIMGRKAFTVNIASESLARHAAYVGRVSGKSQDKFLKTGLTPVKSTRVDAPFVKEFPLVVECKVIRTVEVGSHTMFIGEIVDVKAAPSILSVEGVPDMGKLKPFVFSPGSSQFYGIGPSLGRVSELAKEEEK from the coding sequence ATGGTTTCGCCCGGCGGTCCGACGGCGGGCGCAGCGTCTGGCGGCATTCACGTTCCGGCGGCATCGGCGGACGACGGCGTGACCGTGAACCCGGCGGGGGCGGACGGCAGCGAGAAGGTCTCGCTGGGCGCGAAAACCGCCATTATCCCCACGCCGGTGTGGGTGATCGGATCGTATGACAAGGAGGGAAAACCCAACCTGATGACGGCCGCGTGGGTGGGAATCTGCGCCTCGACCCCGCCATCTGTCATGGTCTGTCTGCGGGAAGCCACCTACTCGCACGGCAACATCATGGGCCGGAAGGCATTCACAGTGAACATCGCCTCGGAGTCGCTGGCCCGACACGCCGCATACGTCGGCCGCGTCTCCGGGAAGAGTCAGGACAAGTTTCTGAAGACGGGCCTGACGCCGGTGAAAAGCACGCGGGTGGATGCCCCGTTCGTCAAGGAGTTTCCCCTGGTCGTGGAATGCAAGGTCATCCGGACGGTGGAGGTGGGCTCGCACACCATGTTCATCGGAGAAATCGTGGACGTGAAAGCGGCCCCGTCCATTCTCAGCGTGGAGGGCGTTCCCGATATGGGTAAACTGAAGCCGTTCGTTTTCTCTCCCGGCAGTTCCCAATTCTATGGAATCGGGCCGAGTCTGGGCCGCGTGTCGGAATTGGCCAAGGAAGAAGAAAAATAG
- a CDS encoding WD40 repeat domain-containing protein, whose amino-acid sequence MIAEGSDLIQAARFSPDGRRVLTGSVNGVLAEWDSKSARRLRLLLDPAGNEDPPVAPRAGACGEGAPPPGADILEAVRGGSIMAVVWFPDGRRFAAAAANGWAAIWDAGSGRALCAWEADATAVVVIEVSPDGRWLATGSCETGTTTLRVWRIGESWAAPPVAAFSSDRMIGGVFSLAFSSDNRFLASGGWGFSGYSAPMIYDVNTGERVNTLPWDASRAISFSPDGQRLATGDEFGKVSVWDLERRARLVEQEAHGGIVSLVLFSPDGRSLLSGSCDGGLKVWDAASGELRIEQAYDGLVLDGRFGGDGRNAAVVTGIRDEERPRIHHVRF is encoded by the coding sequence ATGATAGCTGAAGGATCGGATCTGATCCAGGCCGCCAGGTTCTCGCCGGACGGGCGGCGCGTGCTCACCGGCAGCGTGAACGGCGTGCTGGCGGAGTGGGACTCGAAAAGCGCCCGGCGCCTCCGCCTCCTGTTGGATCCGGCGGGGAACGAGGATCCCCCGGTGGCGCCGCGGGCCGGCGCCTGTGGGGAAGGGGCCCCGCCTCCTGGAGCGGACATTCTGGAGGCCGTCCGCGGCGGCTCCATCATGGCGGTCGTCTGGTTCCCCGACGGCCGGCGCTTTGCCGCGGCCGCCGCCAACGGCTGGGCCGCGATCTGGGACGCCGGGTCCGGCCGGGCGCTCTGTGCCTGGGAAGCGGACGCCACGGCCGTCGTGGTGATCGAGGTTTCACCCGACGGCCGGTGGCTGGCCACCGGCAGCTGCGAAACCGGCACCACCACGCTGCGCGTCTGGCGGATCGGGGAATCGTGGGCGGCACCACCCGTCGCGGCGTTTTCGAGCGACCGCATGATCGGCGGCGTCTTCTCGCTGGCGTTCTCTTCCGACAACCGCTTCCTGGCCTCGGGTGGATGGGGATTCTCCGGTTACAGCGCGCCCATGATCTACGACGTGAACACCGGGGAGCGGGTCAACACCCTGCCCTGGGACGCCAGCCGAGCCATCAGCTTTTCCCCGGACGGCCAGCGGCTGGCCACGGGGGACGAGTTCGGCAAGGTCAGCGTCTGGGATCTCGAACGGCGGGCCCGGCTGGTCGAGCAGGAGGCGCACGGCGGGATCGTCAGCCTCGTCCTGTTCTCGCCTGACGGGCGGTCGCTTCTGTCCGGCAGCTGCGACGGCGGCCTGAAAGTGTGGGACGCCGCCAGCGGCGAACTCCGGATCGAACAGGCGTACGACGGCCTGGTCCTGGACGGCCGGTTTGGGGGGGACGGCCGCAACGCGGCCGTCGTCACCGGCATCCGGGACGAGGAGCGCCCGCGGATCCATCACGTGAGATTCTGA
- a CDS encoding TIR domain-containing protein, whose amino-acid sequence MSVVFITYAPDGEELARTLARGLEIHGFHTWYRWRDGCHGPSLAGQNERRLAECAVVLAVVTPAAWGRWATHWFHGDIQAIRETGKPLLPVLRHLNTAALRRQADGTARTLAAADPLELPPDDPWDAIPRIDDRLTACGAPRRRRTQWPPEIAALIQKYRLPAVDLRLPNAADPDCACHLDRASAEKYTALPIECTGATIVALGDPAWAPEVAAAGKFGMFEMEPVIADPAAIRALIPWCYGDGTDGPRPTQPDGT is encoded by the coding sequence ATGAGCGTCGTCTTCATCACCTACGCCCCGGACGGCGAGGAGCTGGCCCGGACCCTGGCGCGGGGGCTGGAGATCCACGGATTCCACACCTGGTACCGCTGGCGCGACGGCTGCCACGGTCCCTCGCTGGCGGGGCAGAACGAGCGGCGCCTGGCCGAGTGTGCAGTGGTGCTGGCGGTCGTCACGCCCGCCGCCTGGGGACGGTGGGCCACGCACTGGTTCCACGGCGACATCCAGGCGATCAGGGAAACCGGGAAACCGCTGCTGCCCGTGCTGAGGCACCTGAACACGGCCGCCTTGCGCCGCCAAGCCGACGGGACAGCCCGGACGCTCGCGGCCGCTGACCCCCTGGAGCTGCCGCCCGACGATCCGTGGGACGCAATCCCGCGGATCGACGACCGGCTGACAGCGTGCGGCGCCCCACGCCGCCGGCGCACCCAATGGCCGCCCGAGATCGCCGCCTTGATTCAGAAGTACCGTCTGCCGGCGGTGGACTTGCGGTTGCCGAACGCCGCCGATCCGGATTGCGCCTGCCACCTGGATCGCGCTTCGGCCGAAAAGTACACCGCCCTCCCCATCGAATGCACCGGCGCAACCATTGTCGCCCTAGGCGACCCGGCGTGGGCGCCGGAGGTGGCAGCTGCCGGCAAATTTGGCATGTTCGAGATGGAGCCGGTCATCGCCGATCCGGCGGCGATCCGGGCACTCATCCCCTGGTGCTACGGTGACGGGACAGATGGTCCGCGTCCGACCCAACCTGACGGGACCTGA